The Streptomyces sp. TLI_105 DNA segment GCGGCACCACCGTGATCAACCTGCTCTCCAGCCCCGGCAGCGGGAAGACCGCCCTGCTGGAGCGCGAACTGCGCCTCGCCGGCGAACGGGGCGTCAGCGCCGCCGCGCTCACCGCCGACCTGGCCACCGAGAACGACGCCCGCCGCCTGGCCCGCTCGGGCGTTCCCGTCAAGCAGGTGCTCACCGACGGCCTCTGCCATCTGGAGGCCGACATGGTCGCCCGGCACCTGCACGACTGGCTGCCCGAGTCCGTCCGGCTGCTGTTCGTCGAGAACGTCGGCAACCTCGTCTGCCCCGCCGGTTACGACCTGGGGGAATCCCTCCGTGTCGTGCTCGCCTCGGTCACCGAGGGGGAGGACAAGCCGCTCAAGTACCCCACCGCGTTCGGCCTCGCCCAGCTGGTGATCGTCACCAAGAACGACATGGCCGAGGCCGCGGAGTTCGACGAGACGGCCTTCCGCGCCAACGTGCAGCAGGTCAACCCCGGCGTCGAGGTCGTCCTCAGCTCGGTGCGTGACGGCCAGGGAGCCGGCGCGCTGCTGGACCGGGCCCTCGCGACGGCCGAGGGGAACCGCGTCCACACCCCGGCGATGGCCCGGGCCGACGCATGACCACGGCGCGGCCCGGACCCGCCCCCGCCACGGCCCCGCGGCGCAGCCGTGTGGTCGTCCGTGGTGTCGTGCAGGGAGTGGGCTTCCGGCCCTTCGTCTACGCCCTCGCCACCGGACTGCGCCTGTCCGGCCACGTCACCAACACGGCGGACGGCGTCGTCGCGGAGGTCGAGGGAGACCCCGCGGACGTCGCGTCCTTCTGCGCCCGCCTCGCGCCCGACGCCCCGCCCCTGGCCCGGGTGGAGTCGGTCGAGGCGGCCGAGGTGACCGCGAGCGGCGGCAGCGGATTCACGATCGTGCCCTCGCGCCGGGGCGGCGCCGTCCGCACCCTCGTCCCGCCGGACACCGCCACCTGCGACGACTGCCTCGCGGAGCTCGCGGATCCGGCCGACCGGCGGTACCTGCACCCCTTCATCACGTGTACCAACTGCGGCCCGCGGTTCACGATCGTCACGGGACTGCCCTACGACCGGGCCCACACCACCATGGCCGGCTTCCCGATGTGTCCGGACTGCGCCCGGGAGTACGCGGACCCGGCCGACCGGCGCTTCCACGCGCAGCCCGTCGCCTGCCCCCACTGCGGCCCCCGGCTGCGGCTGGTCACGGCGCCCGGCGGCCCCGCCCCCTTCGGCACCGGTCCGGCCCCCTTCGGCACCGGTCCGGCTCCCGACTCCGACCGGGCCGACCCCGACCAGGCCGAGCCCGGTGCCGACCCGGTCGCCGCCGCGCGCAGGATGCTCGCCTCCGGCGCGATCCTCGCCGTCAAAGGCCTCGGCGGCTACCACCTGGCCTGCGACGCGACGAACCCCGACGCGGTGGCCGAACTGCGCCGCCGCAAGGCGCGCGGTGACAAACCGTTCGCGATGATGGCCGCGGACCTCGCAGACATCGAGCCCCTCGTGCACCTCGGCCCGCTCGAACGCGAACTCCTCACCGGCGGCGTCCGGCCCGTCGTCCTGCTGCGCCGCCGCGACGACGCCCGGCCGCGCCACGGGGCCGCGCCGGCGCGGGCGGTGGCGCCGGGCAGCCCGGACCTCGGCTTCATGCTCCCGTACACCCCGGTGCACCATCTCCTCCTCGGCCTCGGCACGGCGGACCGG contains these protein-coding regions:
- the hypB gene encoding hydrogenase nickel incorporation protein HypB — its product is MCRAVDLQRAVLAKNDAAAHILRTELNARGTTVINLLSSPGSGKTALLERELRLAGERGVSAAALTADLATENDARRLARSGVPVKQVLTDGLCHLEADMVARHLHDWLPESVRLLFVENVGNLVCPAGYDLGESLRVVLASVTEGEDKPLKYPTAFGLAQLVIVTKNDMAEAAEFDETAFRANVQQVNPGVEVVLSSVRDGQGAGALLDRALATAEGNRVHTPAMARADA